The genomic region CGGTATTCTCGTCGTGGACGGCAAGTCGGTCATCGACATCATCGACCGCCACTCCGGCCCCGACGAGATTCCACACGACGTGGAGATGTTCCATTTCCTCCGGGAGGTTGGCGTCGAACCGGTCGTCGCCGTCAACAAGATGGACAAGGTCGACGAGAAGGATGAGCGGTTGAATGAACTCTGTGATCGGCTCGGATTGCACCCGCCGTGGCAGCAGTGGCAGGAAACTATCGCACCGATCAGCGCAAAGCGCGGCACCACCGAGCCGCTGAACGAGACCGTCCGACACCACCTCCATGAGGCCCAGCGGGACGACCTGTTTCAGTTCTTTTAAGCGGCTAAACCGTT from Haloarcula sp. H-GB4 harbors:
- the engB gene encoding GTP-binding protein EngB translates to MFESRPDRDAEVVLIGRSNVGKSTLMREITGHTFDTGQRPGVTRSPNHFDWASADFVISDLPGFGYMKGVPEDVREEIKTDVVQYVERNAEHILVGILVVDGKSVIDIIDRHSGPDEIPHDVEMFHFLREVGVEPVVAVNKMDKVDEKDERLNELCDRLGLHPPWQQWQETIAPISAKRGTTEPLNETVRHHLHEAQRDDLFQFF